GGGTGGTTCTCTGGGAGTGGAAGGCCTTGGAGGACCAAGTTGAAGTTCACATCGAGGTCCACGCTTTGGGGGCGGCCGGGGTCGGCGTTCGCCACGATGCGACCTACCGCATCGATGCCGACGGCGAGATCGTGATGCGTCATCGTTTCGAACCGATCGGCGAACTGCCGCCTCTGCCGAAGGTCGGGCTCCGGCTGTTTGCCGCCGGGGAGTTCGAGACCCTTCGTTATTGGGGCAGGGGCCCCCATGAGAACTACCCCGACCGGAAGGCTTCGGCGGACTTTGGCCTCTGGTCTTGCCCGGTAGCCGAGGCCGGCGAGTTCTACGTGCGCCCGCAAGACAACGGCAACCGTGAGGAGGTTCGCTGGGCGACTCTTTCCACCGCGCACGGAAGAACCCTGAATGCGCCGACGCCGGGTGCGATCGTGTTCGAGGGTTTGTTCAGCTTCGCCGTGTCCCGGTTCCTGCCGGAGCAGCTGGAGCGCGCTAGGCACTATGCCGGCGAACCGCCGCGATTCGAGCGTCCGGTCCCGCGGGAGGACCTCGTGGTGTGCCTCGACGCTTTCGTGATGGGTCTCGGTGGCGCGTCGTGCGGCCCCCCTCCGATGGAGAAGTACCGCACGATCCCCTGGCCCTTGGAGTTGAACGTGACCCTCCGGGGTGCCCCCTGTGGTGCCACGCCCGCTCGACGGGCGTGAGTGAGGACGGGTGGAGTGCCGGGACCCAATAGGTACTCTCCACTGATGCGGATCGAGGAGGCGGTGGAGGCGTTCGTGCGCGGTTTCGCGTTCACCCGATCGCTTGCGCACCCCTACGTCGTCGAGCGCATCGAGGATGTCTGGGTGATGCGGGACGGACCGGGGAAGAAGGGAGACCCGCGCAACGAGGAGTGGGTTGCGCTTGGGCTCGCTCCAGAGCGGGTCGACGACGTTGCGGGAAGGCATGCGCGGGGCCGATTCGCCGTCGCCTGGGTGTGCCCTCTCGGCGAGTCGGACCTCGAGGAGCGCGCCGGGTTCAAAGCCCTTGGGTATCGGCTTGGCGCCACCGAACCCCTCTTCGTTCACGATTTGCAGGCAGTGCCTGTGGCCGAGAGTCCGGCGATCGTGAGTCGGGTTGAAGATCCCGAACGGGCCGCGCGGCTTGGTCGACTTCTCCGGCGCAAACCGCTCCGAGACGAGTTCCTTGCGGAAGATTCCGCCTGGCGGCAGTATGTCGCCGAGATCGACGGCGAGATCGTGGGTTGGGTGGCCAGCATCGACGCCGGAACGGCGCGCTGGTGTGCGAACCTCCAGGTCGTGCGGGAGCATCGGCGCAAGGGAATCGCCAAGGCGCTGATGGGCCGCATGCTGGAGGACGATCGGCGCCTGGGGGACCGAGCATCGGTCTTGCTTTCCAGCCACACCGGCGCCCACCTGTATCCGACCGTGGGATACCGGCAGCTCGGCACCCTGCTGCTCTATACCCTGTAACCCCCCTCCCTCCCCTCCCCGGGTGCCACGCCCGCTCGACGGGCGTGCGCCCACGTCGAAGCCACCTCCTTGGGAACGAGGTGTAGAATCACCGCGGAAGGAGGGACGAGATGAGCGTGCCCGAGTTTTGGAAAGCGATGATCGGCTCCTGGACGGGAGAGAACAAGCTCTGGCTGATGCCAGGGGATCCGTCGTCGGATTCGAAGGCGACCGCACGTGTGGAACCGCTAGCGAACGGCAAATTTCTCGGGGTCCACTACACCTGGGAGGAGAGCGGCGAGACGCAAGAGGGCTTCGCCCTGGTTGGGGCTTCGAAGGACGGGACCTCGGCCCAAGCCACCTGGGTGGATTCCTGGCACATGGGGGATAGCCCGATGGCGTTGCGTGAAGTGCCCTCAGCTCCGGGCGTGGTGGCACTGCTCGGCTCCTACCCCGCGCCGGAAGGACCGGATTGGGGTTGGCGCGTGGAGTTCGAGCCCGGTGGGCAGGATCATTGGACGATGCGGATGTTCAACATCACCCCGGATGGCCAGGAGGCGCCCGCCGTCCTTGCCGAATTCGTCCGCGCCCCCTCGTAGAGGCTGTCGCAAACCCCGGGGGGGGGCACGCCCGCTCGACGGGCGTGCATTGAACTCACGACCGTCCAACGGGCATCGCCCCCGCGACTCTTCCCACCCGTCCGGCAGCGGTTTCTGACTCGCCTCACTCCTGCGAGTGGCGGGCGGTACTCTTCGGGTTCGGGTGGAACCGGCCGACGCTTCCGTCCGAAGAGGCGCTTATGAAGTGGACCCTTATTGCGACCGTTGTCCTGATTCTCTGCGGCTGTTCCAAGGGAGTTGCGCCCGCGCCGGAAGCGGCGAAGGCCGAGCCTCTGAAGAACGGCCTCGAGGTCGTGCTGAGGCCCATCGAAGGCGCCAAGTCGGTGGCTCTGGTCGTCCAGTACTCGATCGGGGACCGGAACGACCCGGAAGGCGCCTCTGGCATGGCGCACCTTATCGAGCACCTGTTGGCGACCTGTGCGACGCCGGGCCACCCCGCTAGGGACGTCGACACCCTGGTCGACACCTATCCCGATGGCTTCAACGCCCAAACGGGGGATGACTACACCCTGGTTTCGACGGTGTTCCCCAAGGAGCGGCTTGAGG
This portion of the Fimbriimonadaceae bacterium genome encodes:
- a CDS encoding GNAT family N-acetyltransferase, with amino-acid sequence MRIEEAVEAFVRGFAFTRSLAHPYVVERIEDVWVMRDGPGKKGDPRNEEWVALGLAPERVDDVAGRHARGRFAVAWVCPLGESDLEERAGFKALGYRLGATEPLFVHDLQAVPVAESPAIVSRVEDPERAARLGRLLRRKPLRDEFLAEDSAWRQYVAEIDGEIVGWVASIDAGTARWCANLQVVREHRRKGIAKALMGRMLEDDRRLGDRASVLLSSHTGAHLYPTVGYRQLGTLLLYTL
- a CDS encoding DUF1579 domain-containing protein codes for the protein MSVPEFWKAMIGSWTGENKLWLMPGDPSSDSKATARVEPLANGKFLGVHYTWEESGETQEGFALVGASKDGTSAQATWVDSWHMGDSPMALREVPSAPGVVALLGSYPAPEGPDWGWRVEFEPGGQDHWTMRMFNITPDGQEAPAVLAEFVRAPS